A single genomic interval of Bacillus sp. es.036 harbors:
- a CDS encoding ABC transporter permease, whose amino-acid sequence MNINHMILKNLKKNLKNYYLYVFALVFSVGLYFSFVTLQYNPGVDNMETSAKMTAAIKAASVMLVVIVTVFLVYANSIFIKRRGKEIGLFQLIGMTKGRIFRILTVENLLIYIGSMIIGIFVGFSFSKLIQMVLFKATGIDGVASLNFSTAAFVQTVIVFFAIFGVIMLTNWIFIKAQSILSLFRVTSKTEDRIKGISIREIIMGVLGLVLIIAGYYLSSKMFDGDFSEMTELLIVMIFILGSVILGTYLFYKGSIRFVANLLRKRKEGYLNINDVLSLSSIMFRMKSNSLLLTIITTVSALAIALSSLSYISYYSAEKTAKQNIPDHFSLAEEQNVNRFKKELNEKGYDFTTNELDVLQVTVLTKDIVAKQPSNTAFDASEMILPVISDETLTDIDVSPDEAVFTGFSKILDTVISFENEGIIQLKGKEEVTAQNYLGLKQDYILPYSYSNGGLPTVIVDETTFASLQKDIDEEIQDKPFTYVGYNLENDSKLPEATDLFQSLSFEDDQGRSSQYEAFQEQKENMGLIMFIVGFLGLTFLITSGCILYFKQMNEGEEERPNYTVLRKLGFTQSDLSRGIRGKQMVNFGIPLVVGLLHGYFAVRSGWFFFGTELYTPMLIVMGIYTLLYSIFGGLSVVYYKKVIREAL is encoded by the coding sequence ATGAACATTAATCACATGATCCTGAAGAACTTAAAGAAGAACCTGAAAAACTATTACCTGTACGTCTTTGCCCTTGTCTTTAGTGTCGGGCTCTACTTTTCCTTCGTCACTCTTCAATATAACCCTGGTGTCGACAACATGGAAACCTCCGCTAAAATGACAGCCGCTATCAAAGCTGCTTCCGTTATGCTTGTTGTGATCGTTACTGTTTTTCTCGTCTACGCGAACAGCATTTTTATCAAACGACGAGGAAAAGAAATTGGACTGTTTCAATTAATAGGCATGACAAAAGGACGCATCTTTCGGATCTTAACGGTAGAAAATTTGCTTATCTATATTGGATCGATGATCATTGGAATTTTCGTTGGCTTTTCATTTTCCAAGCTGATTCAAATGGTCCTCTTTAAAGCGACCGGGATTGATGGTGTCGCGAGCTTAAACTTTTCCACCGCGGCCTTCGTGCAGACCGTTATCGTTTTCTTCGCCATTTTTGGTGTGATTATGCTAACAAATTGGATCTTTATTAAAGCTCAAAGCATTCTGTCCCTTTTTCGAGTGACATCAAAAACGGAAGATCGAATAAAAGGGATTTCCATTCGGGAAATCATTATGGGCGTGCTCGGACTCGTATTAATCATTGCAGGCTATTACCTATCCAGCAAAATGTTTGATGGCGATTTTTCAGAAATGACTGAGCTTTTGATTGTGATGATTTTCATTCTAGGAAGCGTCATCCTTGGCACGTACCTTTTCTACAAAGGGTCGATCCGTTTCGTTGCCAACCTGCTTCGAAAACGAAAAGAAGGCTATTTGAACATTAACGATGTTCTTTCGCTATCATCAATCATGTTTCGTATGAAATCGAACTCGCTTCTTCTTACAATCATTACGACTGTGTCAGCACTCGCGATCGCCCTTTCTTCGCTCAGCTATATTTCGTATTACTCGGCTGAAAAAACAGCTAAACAAAATATTCCTGACCATTTCTCACTGGCGGAAGAGCAGAATGTGAATCGATTTAAAAAGGAACTGAATGAAAAGGGTTACGACTTCACGACCAATGAGTTGGACGTTCTTCAAGTAACGGTTTTAACTAAAGACATTGTTGCGAAACAACCGTCTAACACTGCATTTGATGCTAGTGAAATGATCTTACCTGTAATCAGTGATGAAACCCTTACTGACATTGATGTTTCTCCTGATGAAGCGGTTTTTACTGGCTTTAGTAAAATTCTTGATACCGTGATTAGCTTTGAAAACGAGGGGATCATTCAACTAAAAGGAAAAGAAGAAGTGACGGCTCAGAACTATCTTGGTCTCAAACAGGACTATATTCTCCCCTATTCTTATTCTAATGGCGGGCTCCCTACGGTTATCGTCGATGAAACGACATTTGCTTCTCTTCAAAAAGATATAGATGAAGAAATTCAAGATAAACCTTTCACCTATGTCGGGTATAACTTGGAAAACGACTCAAAGCTACCTGAAGCAACCGACTTATTCCAGTCACTTTCCTTTGAAGATGACCAGGGGAGAAGCTCCCAATATGAAGCCTTCCAAGAGCAAAAGGAAAACATGGGCCTTATCATGTTCATCGTTGGCTTTCTCGGCCTTACATTCCTAATTACATCTGGCTGCATTCTCTACTTTAAACAGATGAATGAAGGAGAAGAAGAACGTCCGAATTATACCGTTCTTAGAAAGCTTGGTTTCACCCAATCTGATCTTTCACGGGGCATTCGCGGCAAGCAGATGGTGAACTTTGGTATCCCACTTGTTGTCGGATTACTACACGGATACTTTGCCGTGCGATCCGGCTGGTTCTTTTTCGGAACCGAACTCTATACACCTATGCTGATCGTGATGGGGATATATACGTTGCTCTACTCCATCTTTGGCGGCTTATCCGTCGTTTACTACAAAAAAGTCATTCGAGAAGCGCTATAA
- a CDS encoding ABC transporter ATP-binding protein produces MTNVLEASKIQKSFGNKFMKQDVLMGIDVSIERGEFISIMGASGSGKTTLLNVLSSIDRVSGGSIKIEGQEMTKQKEKQLAEFRKRHLGFIFQEYNLLDTLTVKENVLLPLSIAKVSKKEATAAFDALAGELGIHDIQDKYPNEISGGQKQRTSAARAFVHNPSIIFADEPTGALDSKSASDLLNKLSDLNQTREATIAMVTHDPVAASYSSRVIFIRDGRIYTQLNKGSESRQSFLKDIMKTQGVLGGVQYEH; encoded by the coding sequence ATGACCAACGTACTTGAAGCAAGCAAAATTCAAAAAAGCTTTGGAAATAAGTTTATGAAACAAGATGTATTGATGGGAATCGACGTTTCGATCGAACGTGGCGAGTTTATCAGCATCATGGGCGCATCGGGCTCTGGAAAAACGACACTACTGAACGTACTGTCATCCATCGATCGCGTGAGTGGTGGATCGATTAAGATTGAAGGACAAGAAATGACGAAGCAAAAAGAAAAGCAGCTTGCTGAATTTCGAAAACGTCATCTTGGGTTCATTTTTCAAGAGTATAACCTGCTTGATACGTTAACGGTGAAAGAAAATGTACTGCTTCCCCTTTCAATTGCAAAAGTTTCTAAAAAAGAAGCAACCGCAGCATTTGATGCGCTCGCAGGTGAACTCGGCATTCATGACATCCAGGATAAATATCCGAACGAAATCTCAGGAGGGCAAAAGCAACGTACTTCAGCGGCACGGGCCTTTGTTCACAATCCAAGCATCATTTTTGCTGACGAGCCAACCGGGGCACTTGATTCAAAGTCGGCATCTGATCTTTTGAATAAGCTAAGCGACTTAAATCAGACGCGTGAAGCGACGATTGCAATGGTCACCCACGATCCTGTCGCAGCTAGCTACAGTAGTCGTGTCATTTTCATTCGAGACGGCCGGATTTACACCCAGCTTAATAAAGGGTCTGAATCTCGCCAATCGTTTTTAAAAGACATTATGAAAACGCAGGGCGTGCTCGGCGGTGTACAATATGAACATTAA
- a CDS encoding sensor histidine kinase codes for MMWRFFKERRSWILFILFIEACFLLITYVDATIPFTSMLYAVFLTSLLFFLFLGLRFVKETKFYQELEDRETNFDITSIPQATSPFEKVVEQVTSEQIEQLKDESSHMKHQLEVEKDDLITWIHEVKTPLTALHLLMDRVADRELNEQLTYEWLRIHFLLDQQLHHKRMPAIENDLYIEKVNLEQMLVDEITPLRTWCKQRGIGFDLDLNVTELLSDAKWLAFMLRQLLTNAVKYSENSDISIVSKMKDNQPVLLIKDKGRGIMQRDLPRIFEKGFTSTANHQDSAATGMGLYLTRKIADHLKVNINVISEPGMGTTFTLTFPERNDFDQIRGM; via the coding sequence ATGATGTGGCGATTTTTTAAAGAACGACGTAGTTGGATACTATTTATCCTTTTCATAGAAGCGTGCTTTCTTCTCATTACATATGTTGATGCGACAATCCCTTTCACATCAATGTTATATGCTGTTTTTCTAACTTCTCTCCTCTTCTTTCTTTTTCTAGGATTGCGATTCGTTAAAGAAACGAAATTCTATCAGGAGCTGGAAGACCGAGAAACAAACTTTGACATCACAAGCATCCCACAGGCGACAAGCCCGTTTGAAAAAGTGGTGGAGCAAGTGACATCGGAACAAATTGAACAGCTGAAAGATGAGTCCAGTCACATGAAGCACCAGCTTGAAGTCGAAAAAGATGACCTCATCACATGGATCCATGAAGTAAAAACGCCACTGACGGCGCTTCATTTGCTGATGGACCGTGTCGCAGACCGTGAGCTAAACGAGCAGCTTACCTACGAGTGGCTTCGGATTCACTTTCTACTTGATCAGCAACTTCACCACAAACGTATGCCAGCAATTGAAAACGACTTGTATATAGAAAAAGTAAATCTTGAACAAATGCTAGTCGATGAAATCACACCCTTACGTACCTGGTGCAAACAGCGGGGCATTGGCTTTGATCTCGATTTGAACGTCACTGAGCTATTAAGTGATGCCAAATGGCTCGCTTTTATGCTCCGTCAACTGTTGACAAACGCTGTGAAATACAGTGAAAACAGTGACATTTCGATTGTTAGCAAAATGAAGGACAATCAACCTGTCCTTCTCATAAAGGACAAGGGTCGCGGAATCATGCAACGTGACCTACCTCGCATTTTCGAGAAAGGTTTTACATCAACTGCGAACCATCAGGATTCAGCTGCAACAGGAATGGGCCTCTATCTGACAAGGAAAATTGCAGATCATTTAAAAGTAAACATCAATGTAATCTCAGAACCAGGAATGGGTACCACTTTTACACTCACCTTCCCAGAACGAAATGATTTTGACCAAATACGAGGCATGTGA
- a CDS encoding tetratricopeptide repeat protein, whose translation MGKAIIKEVAYFVDLSVLIFKKALPGSTIGHAYIVLALFANKLYFDFALNKIKKLKNLYPDRDERFEVLRKRGGVSWLFALLFVVVMMVYGFGITYLEEEVYYSYMEPKFTEAAELQDSGKLDEAMDIYNDIENDNVAVPSIHFNKGLIYEEQGEYDQALSEMNTYLSLEPDDQEAKGIKDEIKAKID comes from the coding sequence GTGGGAAAAGCTATCATCAAAGAAGTCGCCTATTTCGTGGATCTATCTGTCCTTATTTTTAAGAAAGCACTACCTGGTTCCACGATTGGCCATGCTTATATTGTGTTAGCTTTGTTTGCGAATAAACTGTATTTTGATTTTGCGTTAAACAAAATAAAGAAGTTAAAGAATCTTTATCCTGACCGTGATGAACGTTTTGAAGTGTTAAGAAAGCGTGGAGGTGTCAGTTGGCTATTTGCGCTACTGTTTGTTGTGGTCATGATGGTCTATGGTTTTGGGATCACGTATTTAGAAGAGGAAGTTTACTATTCTTATATGGAACCGAAATTTACTGAAGCTGCTGAATTACAGGACTCAGGGAAACTCGATGAAGCCATGGACATCTACAATGATATCGAAAATGATAATGTAGCTGTGCCATCCATTCATTTTAACAAGGGGCTTATTTATGAGGAACAGGGAGAATATGATCAGGCGTTAAGTGAGATGAATACATATCTTAGTCTAGAGCCGGATGATCAGGAAGCGAAAGGGATTAAAGACGAGATTAAAGCTAAAATAGATTAA